CCTCGCTCAACCGGTTGCCTCGTGCGTCGGATCGTCGAGGTGGCGCGCTTCGTCGATCAGCATGATCGGAATGCCGTCCCGGATCGGGTAGGCCAGTCGGGCGCGTTCACTGACGAGTTCCTGCGCCGTGCGATCGTAGCGCAAGGGGCCCTTCGTCAGCGGGCAGACGAGCAGTTCCAGCAGACGGGGGTCGACGTCGGCCGGCTGGGGTGTATCGCTCATCGACGTGTGTCCTCAGTGGCGGGCGGCACCGTCGCCGCCGGCGTGGAGGGAGGCCATCTCGAGCAGGGTCGTCAGGACATGGGCCCGTTCCGGAAGATCGGCACTCTCCAGGATCGCCTGCTTCTCGCTGGGATTGAACGGGCACGCCATTGCGAGCGTGTTCACCAGCGGCTCGGGCCGTAGCGCGGAGACGGAACTCCAGTCGGCGCCGAGACCGTTGGCTGAGAGGTAGGTCGTCAGGGCTGCGATCAGCCGGTCGCGGTCGATGGCGACCTGATCTTCGTTGAGATCGGCCGCGAACGGCGTGAAGTCCGCGACAGCGCGTCGATACCCGTCTTTCAGCGGCAGCTCTCGGACGATGCGGAAGCGGATGATGCCTGACACATTGATGTAGTAGCGCCCATCATCCGATGTCCGCGCCGCCGTGATCGATCCGAGGCAGGCGATCGGATAGACGGGCGGATTGGCCGGGTCCGCCGCGGCATCTTCCGTCGGCTGGACCATCGCGAGCATGGAATCGCCATCGAGAGCATCCCGGATCATCGCCCGATAGCGCGGCTCGAAGATGTGCAGGGGCAGCTGGGTGCGTGGCAGCAGCAACACCCCCGGCAAGGGGAAGATCGGCACGACCTCCGGGAGCCGCAGCGTGGACACTGCAGCGGCCCCCATCAGGAGAACATGATCGACGACAGCTGCCGGCGCGTGGCGCGTGTGAGTTCGTGGGTAGGACCCCACGCCTCGAAGAACTTCACGAGCTGCTTCCGGGCCGCGTCGTCATTCCACGTCCGGTCGCGCCGGACGAGTTCCAGCATGTGGTCCGCTGCCTCCTGATGCCGCTTGGCGCCGAACAGGGCCATGGCCAGATCGAAGCGCGCCTGGTGATCGTCAGGGTCGTGCGCGACCTTGAGCGAGAGTTCCTGAAGATCGCCGCCGTCGCCGGTCTGCTCGGCCAGCTCCACGGCAGTGATCGCCGCGGCGACGAACGGATCCTTGCGCTCCCCGG
The DNA window shown above is from Constrictibacter sp. MBR-5 and carries:
- a CDS encoding Trm112 family protein, translating into MSDTPQPADVDPRLLELLVCPLTKGPLRYDRTAQELVSERARLAYPIRDGIPIMLIDEARHLDDPTHEATG
- a CDS encoding LON peptidase substrate-binding domain-containing protein, which gives rise to MSTLRLPEVVPIFPLPGVLLLPRTQLPLHIFEPRYRAMIRDALDGDSMLAMVQPTEDAAADPANPPVYPIACLGSITAARTSDDGRYYINVSGIIRFRIVRELPLKDGYRRAVADFTPFAADLNEDQVAIDRDRLIAALTTYLSANGLGADWSSVSALRPEPLVNTLAMACPFNPSEKQAILESADLPERAHVLTTLLEMASLHAGGDGAARH